The DNA sequence GCCGTACCGTGTCCTGGCTCGTGAGCGAGAAGAACGTGTCCATCACGCAGGTCTTGAAGTAGGCGACGTGCATCCGCGCGGTGCCGGCGGGGTGAAAGACCAGCGCATCGTCGCGACGCTCCATGCGGGCGCGGGCCGACAGCCGCGCTTCGACGCGCGCCAGCCGGCGTTCGGCGCGCGGTGCGATCGCAGGCGTCATGTCGAAGCCCTGCGTGGCGAAGCGCGGCAGGACTCGACGCGCCAGTGGCGAGCGCATCAGGGCGGCGAACGGGGCGCGCTGGCCGATGCGCAACGCCTCGGCCACCCAGATCATGCGGCCGCGATGCGGCAGCAGCTGCTCGAGCGCCAGGCGCCCGAGCCATCGCAGCGGACCGATGCGGCGCGCGCGCCGTTCGAGCTGCCCGCGCGTCTGCTCGAGCAGATGACCGTACGGCACGCCGGCCGGGCACACGGTTTCGCACGCGCGACAATCGAGGCACTGGTCGAGGTGATGCAGCACCTGGTCGTCGGGCTCGATCGTGCCCTCGGCGAGACCGCGCATCAGGTAGAGGCGCCCGCGCGGCGAGTCGGGCTCGAGCTTGAGCGTGCGATAGGTGGGGCATGCGGTGAGGCATAGCCCGCAATGAATGCAGGTCTCGAGGTCGCGCCGCTGCGGTGCGTCATGGGTGTCGAACCACGACACGTTCGGGCCGGCCGGTGCGGAAGTCACTCATTGCCTCCGGCACGGTCTT is a window from the Candidatus Eisenbacteria bacterium genome containing:
- a CDS encoding 4Fe-4S dicluster domain-containing protein, with product MTSAPAGPNVSWFDTHDAPQRRDLETCIHCGLCLTACPTYRTLKLEPDSPRGRLYLMRGLAEGTIEPDDQVLHHLDQCLDCRACETVCPAGVPYGHLLEQTRGQLERRARRIGPLRWLGRLALEQLLPHRGRMIWVAEALRIGQRAPFAALMRSPLARRVLPRFATQGFDMTPAIAPRAERRLARVEARLSARARMERRDDALVFHPAGTARMHVAYFKTCVMDTFFSLTSQDTVR